The Coffea arabica cultivar ET-39 chromosome 10e, Coffea Arabica ET-39 HiFi, whole genome shotgun sequence region ACGATTTTAATCAATTTTAGTTAATAATTCATTTTGAAGTCCAGTGGCAGATACTTTACATGACTTCAAGAAGATTTATACAGAAACATTTCAAATATACTTGATCTAATATGCATTGCCTTGCAAAACTTATAGAGTACATTAGTCGCATCAAATGAAGTACATGCATTGGCTTTTTTAGCTGAGCTTTGTCAACCAGATAGACTTGCTACTGCTAGAATGGATTCTTAGTCAGCTTGTTTCTCTAGAAGAACTAGAATTCCATCACCTGTTAGGCTGTTACTCTTTTGTTGGAGAACACTCAGGACAGAACTTTTAGCTCAATATATGCATGTATTTCTATACAAAGCTTTTGGTTTGGAGCTTTTAGTGGTATGGAGCTCTGTTATTGAGTGATTTTGAACTTAGTGAAACTGATGCATAATACATTCTCCTAAGGAGCCACTTTTGGTTGGTGTCAACTTAGATGAGCAGGGTGCCCTCTCTGATTTGTGGGGGTTGCttacttgtacttttgttttccaaatccTTGTGATTTACCTTTATGAAAGTCAACCATGTGATGAATGATGATCTCTTGCAGATACGTTTCCAGGACATACCAGATCAAGTGATAGACAGCTTGGTACATGACCTTTATCCAACCTCCTGCatatttatttgttatttgaTGAGCATAATGATGTGCTTTGTTTGTTTTTGAAGATCAAGGAGGGAAATGTGCTGAATGTTGCTGGGGCACTAATCATCGAACATCCCCTTATATTGCCATACGTAAAAGAAGTGGTTGGTTTCTATTTGTCTGCAAGCTTTCTATGATTTTCATGAAGTTTTAATTGAGATGGCATCTGATTAATTTCTACATGCTTTTGACAGAAAGATATGGGAGTCAAAATTGAATACAACCTGAAGGGTTATCTACCCAAATAGTGTCTTTTTTAttggaaattaaaaaaaaaaaggagaaatattgttggctttaattttttttagaagtATAGAATTTGACTCGGTTATCTAAGAAACGTTTATTTCTTCTCCCTTTcagcaaatttcaaatttctccGTCTCCCTTCTTCAACAAAACAACAACTTTTCCCTCTTTCTGCCTTTCTTGGTTTGCCCTATGTGCCCTTTTCCAACCGAGTTTGGTTCTTTTTTTGTCATTATATTGGCTGCTTTGCCATCCAATGGCGAAATTTTGGATACATTTCATagggtgatttttttttttctcaaatttaaaaattgatTTGTCATTGTAGAAGGGGCACGTACAATAAGCAGTGTGTCTTGACTTTGTGACTCTGACTGGCCATCATGTTCTGAGAAGATTAATTTTTGGGTTTGTCATTTGTTGTTTTCTCATCTTTTCTTATGATAAGATTAGTATTATGGTCCTCTTTTTTGTTATCTTGGATCTCTTTTGTTTCTGACAAAGGAAGTCAATTTCTCTATTAAAAGCGAGTaacagtttttaaaaaaaaaaaaaaattctgacaAGAAAAGCAATATTTGGATAAATAACCTCCTCAATGCCCAGCCACTGCAACCCTcccacagagagagagagagatggaaaTGGCAAAGAACTTCTTGCGGTTGACCAATGGTATTTGGTTAATATAAACTAGCTCTCAGCCTCTCACCATTGTAGCGTCATTATAAAATTTCTCCCGTAATAGAATTCGTTGTGTTTGTCTGTAATGGGCCTGCATAGATGATACGGCTTTCTTTCATTGCTTGGAGCATTACCAGAAACCTTTCCAGCTGTGTTTCTAGATGGTATCCTCACTTGTTCAGATTCTTCAGACTAGGATCATGTTGTCTTGCTGAGGAAATACCGAAAAAGATTAGGATCCCGTCTATTTAGGAGGTTTAAGTCCTTTGGTAAGGCAAACTCTGCTTTTGATGTCAATGCCTCCAAAGATCTGCATCTACATCACTTTTCTGTCGTTTCTTGGGCACTTGTTTTTGGTTCTTTGCTTACCAAAGGTGGTAATCACCTCTGCTTTTGGCAGGTGGGGGCGACTGATAGCGTGATGGGACTCCCCAAAACTCTTACAGAGAGATTGATAAAGGAGGTTCTGTAGAAGCCTTTTGAGTTTGCTGGAGGCTGGATCCCGCGTGtgcattttttttgtcaatgcTCTCATGATTTTGTGTATGAAGCTGCATTCTCGCCACCATGTCTCTTGTACTATGTTTTTAACATCTTGCGATAGAATGAGAAAGGTTGTCGTTTGCCTTTGGAACTCGAGCATCATCACCTACAACAGAATCCCTTCCAAAGCTGAATTTTGTTGCGAGAAGGAAAGAATAAATGGGAATGCCGCCTTGTATTTCAGTAAGATGATTAGAAATGCAGGCTTCTCGTTTCTTTTTTCACTCTGAGACTGAGTACGCTTAAGAATTCGTAAGAATTATAGACATTGATATCGTGCGTGCCTTTCTCCGATGTTCGGTGATTTTAGGGAACTGAAGGATAGAATTTCCCCCTCCATTGCTTCCCTTGTAGTCGTTTTCAAAGGGCGGGGATTGAGTTCTGAAAGGCTGCAGTGGTTATTAAGCCTAATTCTAGAAATCTAAACCTTTGTTACCTTACTGGCAGTTGGGATTTTCTATGCCACTATTCGGTGCCAAATTTAGTGTCAATTCCACTTATCACGTGATGatagaagaaatttaaataaatagcacatgataaattaaataaacaagACACTTGACATAAATATAGAAGTGGCACTGAATTGTCACTGGAAAAGTGGCATTGAGGATCCGGTGTGCTTTACCGGTAGTTTTATGACTTCGATCATCTAGTCCGATGCCATGGGTCGCATTTCATTATGTTGAATGTTGCTGATACCCGTAATTTTAATCTAGTGGTTAAAATTGAGTTCAAGTTGTCAATAAAATAGGCTCTTGGCTGTCGTCAACTCGCATGAGAAAGGTATTGAACGCTGATACTGTTGCCAACATCTAATCcacaaaaataacaaggaaagaaaaagtttAGAATGGCAAAATTGGGTTCTAGATTTATACCTGAAGGGTTATACATTTGACACAAAGATAAGCTATTACATTACTGGCACTGTCTCTTTTATTGTATAGGTATAGGTAGACATTGGTTGCAAGCCCCCTTCCTGTGCTTATCTCCTTCAGTAATCACATCGCTCAGGATCTTGGATCGGGAGTCCAGTCATTGCAGAAGGCATGTAATTCTAATTAGCATGAACGCAAGGAAAATATGAAGATGACACGTTTATGATTCTCAGAATTTCAGAGTTCGGGCCAACCTCAaccattattttttcttttctaaatccATCATTATCAAGCGAATGATATATGTACATGTGTATATAACTTTTAGAATAGTGATCTTTGTCACATAACTATTGTTCTTATATCCATGAAGATATAGCCAATTAGATGTAAGGAAGTTTTGATATCCAATTTTTAGTACCTCTATAGATTTAGTCCTTGAAGTCCTGACAAAAGTAAATCTAGTTCCAATGTTTTCTACAAGTACAATTTTAGCACATAAAGTTTTGACAAGAGCATATCTGGTCCTACATGTAtccaatttaaagcaaaatTAAGACATTTGAATAATATTTTCAACTACTAATAGAATTTTATCATGTCCAATCATGTGtccattaaattaaatttaaaaaaataaaaactacattaatagctaatttaaacaacaaaaattgaAGACTAATAACTTACGTGCTAACtgacaaaaaaattattttaaactaCAAAATTGAAGCTAATTGGAGCACCCAATTCGTCGATCTAAAACTCGTTTTTATTCTCTATCCCCCACTATTCCCAAGCAAAATACTCTAATGCGTAACTTTTGTGTATagtttaacaaattttctttctttctctttttggtTTTTCATTAATTAGTTACTAACGTGCCATGGCGTAAATTATTCTTAATGTTCAAGGTTAATTgctattcttcttctttttaggAAGTTTAATTTAACAAACATATGATTGCACGTGACTGATTTCGTTAGTGACTCGCAAAATCTATCAATTATCCTAAATCTTATTCAAATTGGTAACATTAAGGACCAGATTTATTTTTAGAACTAATTTAAGGACTAATATCATACTAGATACCAAACATTAGAGCCTGTATTTATTTTTGCTGAAACTTTAAAGACTAAAATCACATAGGTGCAACCAaacttgcttcttttttttttttttttttttagcataatATATCCAAAATTGCATTGAGAACCAAGATTACTGGTGATCAATTAGAGTAGGTGGTTAGCGTTTTGAAGATTGTAGGAAGGCATAGCTGCTGATCAATCATAATCACCAATTCGTCATGCATGCAAGATTACGTGAATCGCAGCGCTGGTAATTTCACAGCCGTAAATGGTTGCCGAGTCATTTACATCTTCCATTTTCTCCAGTTACACATCATACATGCAGGTTGATTATGTCAGTAATCTTTATATGATTAGGTCTTTAACTCATTTTCTCAAACATAAATACTTGATTATCAggatttgatcttgtttcttaTTTCATAGATGCGATGGAAGAAGAAAGATATAACACAGAAATTTGCAGCTAAACTTGAATTCTTTTGACATCAGCACAATAGGGGAAAGCTTTAAGTCACTTTTCAATGACTCTTCTATATGCAAAAGAACATAAAAATAAGGTACAATGATTTGATGGAAGACAAACTGATAAAGGACAAAGTCACAAGGTATCCTAATTGTCATTTCATTATTGCATTTGTTCAAGAGACGAAAGTAACCGACTTTGGATCCTTTGTCCTTGCTTTATTGCAGCTTCAGATACTTCATCCTGGAAAAGGAAGACATATTATCAGTCACCTGTATATTTGAGAGATATGTAGCTTCGAGGCTAGAAATTAGCTCCGTAGCGAATATTAGAAGTTCAAAAGATGTAGCACTATCTATGCAATCAGATACTGCAGATCATGGAAGGGATGTCGAAATCAGCACCGTCTGATAAATATGCAACATGGAAACGAGTAGTCGCACATTAAGATGATTAGTTACCTTTGTTCCTCGTGCATATATTGATATTCCTTATTGCtatttccattggaactgtaaTTGGGAAGAGGCACTTTCCCTGACTCGATATGATTTATGTCTTGCACAAGCATTTCATAGTGCCTCTTCACTTCTTCCACTGTCTTCCCACCCACAGCCTTGGCCAAATTGTGGAATCGGTCTGGAGTATCCTTGTCATAGGTGGCCAATGCATTCTCAAACAGCTTGTTTTGCTTAGCGGTCCATGTCGAGTTTGAGGCCATTGTTCAAGAAGAGTTAATCGGAGGTGATGGAAATTGTGAACGAGGAGGAAACTACTATTGCTTATTCTTATGTGAATGAGCTTAGAATGGTCACTCTATTTATAGCAGTGGAGGATAGATACAGCCAGGGCCTGGTGGGCTCCGATGAGGTGCTTTTCGCGCAGCTATATGATGTCTTCTGGCAAATCAGGAGAATTTGTTATGATCCATGTGATTAACTGCACTTGCCAAACATTGGCTTTGCTTAGAACaattaaaaccaagaaaaacacAAGTCCAGACAGGCTTCTCTTTCATCAAGAAAAAGTTGCTCTTTTTCCTACTTTCACCTCATCATATCTGTTTAGTAGAGTAAAATGCATCTCGACAAGGTGGGTCCAAGTGAAAACAACGGCCAATCCTGCGGCTGTTTGTACTAAAGCTCACGGGCACAATGTGGCCCAGGTTTCATTTTCCATGTTTTTACAGAGTGAGATCAAGCTGTGCATCTTCTTTGTTTGGCAACTAAAGTACCTTTCTATGCTGGACGGTTTCCATTCTAGTAGATTTTGAAACGTATTGTGGCTGTACTTCTTTACCATAACCCGAATGCTTGGCAAGGATCCAAATTCCTAATGTACTTTAGCTGGCCGGATTAGTGCGTggaacagttgttgttcatgcATTCAACCAGTTAaatgattttcccttttttagcTCATCACTGAGCAGCCATATCACTTAAATTCTGCATTTTAAATCTTTTGTGGTAAAAAACCTACGGTCGAATATATCTTTCCATAACAAAAATATGTCCAGTATAAAGGTTGAGATAGAAGTCTGAATCAATGCGTGCATAACGTTCAAAAGATTGTGTTGACTGTACAAAGAAACGATGATCTTTACcaaataattttcttttaacgGTGCTTGCTAGAGTATTTTATTATCCTCTGACTCTTATACATACAGATCCTGGTCCTTGATGCGTGAGAGATCGTACACTTTATATCtgtaatttgttattattatttttccccAAGATCAACTACATGGTGCAGGTCTTTTGGtttgaagaaggaaaaaactaaaaaattgtAGCCAAAGTCAGAACTGTCTTGCAAGAAATGGACTTGTCACTGTGGTGTAAATCTGGCAGTAATCAAACATTAGAATAAGCTTATGTCCATGACTAATCTACAAGCATTCACTATCATCAAGTCCGTCTCCTTAAACCTACGACTGAAGATTAGACTCAGATATGAAGTTGTAACAAATTATTATTTTcagtttcttttttctctatGAGATCGTCTTTCTCACCCCAATTTGCAATAGGAGCAGAAACATTATCTAGCACTGACCATTTTCCTTGAGTTCAAGAATGACGACTTGAGAAACGTAAAGGATTTGTTCTGTTGATTAATTTTGCAGCAGCTAAGGCAACAGGAAAAGGAAACACTTGATGATTCTGCTTGTGTTGCTGGATTTAACCCTAAGCACTTAAGCATATGGAGTATAGATTAAGACCAGAATGCTATCCTGCCCTCTTGTTCACTGTAAGCCATTGAAAACACTGCTGAACGAGATTAGGAAGATTTATCCTGTCAAGCGCCAACTTGTTACTGAGCTCAAAAACAGTAATTTTTGGTCCACCAATCCCTGTAATtaactaaaattttcaaattaaccAGAAACTGGTCCATGGAGGTACATTGCAATCCTGCTTCTAGATGGAATCCTTATCATCCACGTGGATGTCCAGTAAAATTTCATCTTTGTGGATGTTAGACCTTTATCTCCCATAAGCTTTATGAACAATTTTCCGTTGCCATGGCCCTAGACTGCAAGTTGGTCTAGACCTTTGATTCCATATTGATTCTTTTGTGACTAAGACTCCATGGATTCAGCAATGTTACATGATGAGAATTgttgacttttgaaaaagaaattctaCAAAGAAGGCATGGCTTATTCATTTGATCCTGAGAACGTCGATAAACTCCATGAGATAACTGGTTGTAGAAAGAAGTCGTGATGGAATATAAGTAATGACAACTGATACTCAATC contains the following coding sequences:
- the LOC113710911 gene encoding protein RADIALIS-like 3 codes for the protein MASNSTWTAKQNKLFENALATYDKDTPDRFHNLAKAVGGKTVEEVKRHYEMLVQDINHIESGKVPLPNYSSNGNSNKEYQYMHEEQRMKYLKLQ